The genomic segment CGTCGTCCCGGTGGCCGCCGAGACACCGAACGCCCCGGTCGTCACCGGCGCCAGTCCCGGGCCGGTCGAGGTCTGCGTCCCCAGCGGGACGCCGTCGACGGTCACCGTGTCAGCACTCTGTCCCAGCACCGCGTTCGCCAGGTTCGTCGTCCCCAGCGCCTTCAGCCCGGTGGTCTGGAAGAACAGGTCGTTCGCCGCGATCGGGTTCGCCGCGGCCGGCGGCGTCCCGGTGAACGTCGGCGGCGACGCGGTGATGCTCGGCAGCACCTGGTCGCCGCCCTTGAGCACCAGCTCCACGTTGACCGGCACCGCGGACGTGCCGAAGTTCTGCGACACGATCGCGCAGAACCCGTTCAGGCTCGCCTTGGCGAAGCCGACGCGCGCCATCGGCGTGCCGGAGGCGGCTCCGGACACGGTCTGGTTCACCAGCGCGGCGCCGAACCCGCTCGTGTTGTAGACGGCGTTGGAGTACAGCTGGAACTGCGAGTTGCTCACCATCAGGTTGACCGCCAGCGCCCCGCTCGCCACCTCCGCGCCGAGCCCGCCGATCGCCGTCATCGACGGCACGAACGCACACGCCCCGCGTCCCCACCGGGTCCCGCGCCGCGTTCCATCGTCGGCCATCTCCAGCATCCGCCGGTTCCACTCGCGCACCGCGCCGACGACCCGCGCCACGGGCCTCGACCCCGACCCCGCCTTCTGCCGCCAGCTCATATCCCGGCTCCCGGCTGGATCCTGCGGAACCACCGACGCTTCTTCTCAGGCTTCTTCGGCATCCAGCCGAACGCCATCGACCCGCCGAGCACCGCGAAGAACATCCCGACGAAGAAGCCGCCGAGGTTGCACAGCGGGAACGACACGACACCCAGCACCACCGCGATGACCCCGCCGACGTACCGCTGCGACGGCATCACCAACACCAGCGCCGCGATCAGCCACAGCGCGACGCCAGCACCCATGCCGTAGATGCCGCCGACGCCGATGTGCGGAAGGTACTTCGGCGGCGATTTGGTCAGGTAGAACAGGATCAG from the Catenulispora sp. EB89 genome contains:
- a CDS encoding DUF6230 family protein, yielding MSWRQKAGSGSRPVARVVGAVREWNRRMLEMADDGTRRGTRWGRGACAFVPSMTAIGGLGAEVASGALAVNLMVSNSQFQLYSNAVYNTSGFGAALVNQTVSGAASGTPMARVGFAKASLNGFCAIVSQNFGTSAVPVNVELVLKGGDQVLPSITASPPTFTGTPPAAANPIAANDLFFQTTGLKALGTTNLANAVLGQSADTVTVDGVPLGTQTSTGPGLAPVTTGAFGVSAATGTTAGAKVDLAGLNATAYDADIVGQLTLPNLTVNVYTGTLPASPC